A genomic window from Oceanobacillus timonensis includes:
- a CDS encoding MalY/PatB family protein, which produces MSIFEEVPDRKQTKSMKWDMLQMKFQSEDVLPMWVADMDFKAPEAVNQALINRAEHGIYGYTVIDEDVTSSITDWVKNRHGWHIQADWLNYSPGVINTLHMALQAFTEPGDKVMIQTPVYTPFYNIINVLEREVVKNPLIHQDNYYTIDFEDMEKKLASGVKAFILCSPHNPVGRVWTEEELRKMAELCLQYDAMIFSDEIHADLVFKDHKHLPIASLSEEIADKTITCMAPSKTFNLAGLQASYAITPNKENKQELEKAFRRQGLNNNLNGMAVPAMEAAYRHGEPWLNELLDVVEGHIAYIKEMFATYAPELKVTNSEGTYLVWVDCSALQMDKKELHRFMIDQGRVGLNSGQDYGEEGDAFMRINVACPRATIEEGVKRIIHAVEAWRESKN; this is translated from the coding sequence ATGAGTATTTTTGAAGAAGTACCTGACCGCAAACAAACCAAATCGATGAAGTGGGACATGCTGCAAATGAAATTCCAATCCGAAGATGTCCTGCCAATGTGGGTAGCTGATATGGATTTTAAAGCTCCCGAAGCAGTGAACCAGGCATTAATCAATCGTGCTGAGCACGGCATTTATGGATATACCGTCATTGATGAAGATGTAACATCCTCGATTACAGATTGGGTTAAAAACCGCCATGGCTGGCATATTCAAGCTGATTGGCTGAATTATAGCCCAGGCGTGATTAATACGCTACATATGGCGTTACAGGCATTTACAGAACCAGGTGATAAAGTAATGATTCAAACACCTGTTTATACTCCTTTTTATAATATTATCAACGTGCTGGAGCGCGAAGTTGTTAAAAATCCGTTAATTCATCAAGATAATTATTACACCATTGATTTTGAGGATATGGAAAAGAAATTAGCTAGTGGTGTCAAAGCATTTATTTTATGCTCTCCGCATAATCCGGTAGGACGCGTCTGGACAGAAGAAGAATTACGTAAAATGGCAGAACTGTGTTTACAATATGATGCAATGATTTTCTCAGATGAAATTCATGCTGATTTAGTCTTTAAAGACCATAAACACCTGCCAATCGCCAGCTTATCAGAAGAAATCGCTGATAAAACCATTACATGCATGGCGCCATCTAAAACATTTAATTTAGCTGGTTTACAGGCATCCTACGCTATAACACCAAATAAAGAAAATAAACAAGAATTAGAAAAAGCTTTTCGCCGCCAAGGTTTAAATAATAACTTAAACGGGATGGCTGTTCCTGCAATGGAAGCTGCCTACCGTCACGGGGAACCTTGGTTAAATGAGCTATTAGATGTGGTGGAAGGTCATATCGCGTATATTAAGGAAATGTTCGCTACTTATGCACCGGAACTGAAAGTAACAAATTCAGAAGGAACGTACCTTGTCTGGGTCGATTGCTCTGCATTGCAGATGGATAAAAAAGAATTACACAGATTTATGATTGACCAAGGACGCGTCGGCTTAAATTCCGGGCAGGATTACGGCGAAGAAGGAGACGCATTTATGCGAATTAATGTTGCTTGTCCGCGGGCAACGATCGAAGAAGGCGTCAAGCGAATCATTCATGCAGTTGAAGCATGGAGAGAATCAAAAAATTAA
- a CDS encoding superoxide dismutase family protein, with the protein MRRWNKRFFILSLLILVLLSGCLLPHENSETVEMYNTDGDRVGTARLNETDGGVAVNVEVEGLSPGFHAIHVHEYGKCEEPDFSSSGNHFNPDGKNHGLLRTDGPHIGDLPNIEANGDGFVQEELMIEEATLKQGKNSLIADNGTSLIIHDGVDDGMSQPAGDSGERIVCGVISKSSQSGEEEDAPTDPTENNDKEETEENG; encoded by the coding sequence ATGCGAAGATGGAATAAAAGGTTCTTCATCCTATCATTATTGATACTGGTTCTTTTATCAGGATGTCTGCTGCCGCATGAAAACTCGGAAACAGTGGAGATGTACAATACAGATGGCGATCGGGTAGGGACAGCCAGATTGAATGAAACAGATGGTGGTGTAGCTGTCAATGTTGAAGTGGAAGGGCTGAGTCCCGGTTTCCATGCGATACATGTTCATGAATATGGAAAATGTGAAGAGCCTGACTTCTCTTCCAGCGGGAATCATTTTAATCCGGATGGGAAAAACCATGGCCTTTTACGGACGGATGGACCACATATCGGTGACCTTCCCAATATAGAAGCGAATGGAGATGGATTTGTTCAAGAGGAACTAATGATTGAAGAGGCGACGTTGAAGCAAGGGAAAAATAGTTTAATTGCCGATAATGGAACCTCTTTAATTATTCATGATGGCGTAGATGACGGAATGAGTCAGCCAGCTGGTGATTCTGGAGAACGGATTGTTTGTGGAGTTATCAGTAAAAGTTCCCAGAGCGGGGAAGAGGAGGATGCCCCGACGGATCCGACAGAAAATAATGATAAAGAGGAAACGGAAGAAAATGGATAG
- a CDS encoding phosphocarrier protein HPr, translating to MKAQTFKITAETGVHARPATLLVNKAGQFDSEIEVSYKGKNVNLKSIMGVMSLGIPKGAEIEVSANGNDEEEALQGVADVIKEHLGE from the coding sequence ATGAAAGCACAAACATTTAAAATTACTGCAGAAACTGGAGTACATGCACGTCCAGCTACATTGCTGGTAAATAAAGCCGGTCAATTTGATTCTGAAATTGAAGTAAGTTACAAAGGCAAAAACGTTAACCTTAAATCAATTATGGGCGTTATGTCTTTAGGAATTCCAAAAGGTGCTGAAATTGAAGTAAGCGCAAATGGAAACGACGAAGAGGAAGCACTGCAAGGAGTTGCAGACGTTATCAAAGAACATTTGGGTGAATAA
- the deoD gene encoding purine-nucleoside phosphorylase, producing MSVHIGAKQGEIADKILLPGDPLRAKYIAENYLEDPKLYNEVRGMYGYTGTYKGERVSVQGTGMGVPSISIYVNELIQSYDVKKLIRVGTCGAIQKDVNVRDVILAQAATTDSQMNQLVFNGIDYSPISDFELLKNAYEAGTEKGLQLRVGNVFTSDTFYRDNAQEVNELLAKYQVLAIEMESTALYTLAAKYGRQALSVLTVSDHLITGEETTAEERQTTFHEMMEIALDTIIK from the coding sequence ATGAGTGTACATATTGGCGCAAAGCAAGGAGAAATAGCAGATAAAATTCTATTACCCGGAGACCCGTTACGAGCAAAATATATCGCTGAAAATTATTTGGAGGATCCAAAACTTTATAATGAAGTCAGAGGAATGTATGGCTATACAGGAACTTACAAAGGAGAGCGTGTCTCTGTACAAGGAACCGGCATGGGAGTACCTTCAATTTCCATCTATGTCAATGAACTGATTCAGAGTTATGACGTCAAAAAACTTATCCGTGTCGGTACATGTGGAGCAATCCAAAAAGATGTCAACGTCCGTGATGTCATCCTGGCACAAGCGGCGACAACAGATTCTCAAATGAACCAGCTCGTCTTTAATGGAATTGATTATTCCCCTATTTCTGACTTTGAATTATTAAAGAATGCCTACGAAGCTGGGACCGAAAAAGGACTACAGTTACGTGTCGGAAATGTGTTTACAAGTGATACATTTTATCGCGATAATGCACAGGAAGTAAATGAATTGCTTGCTAAATATCAAGTTCTTGCCATTGAAATGGAGTCCACTGCATTATATACATTAGCTGCAAAATACGGTCGGCAGGCATTATCCGTTCTCACAGTATCTGACCACCTTATTACCGGAGAAGAAACCACAGCGGAAGAACGGCAGACGACATTCCACGAAATGATGGAAATCGCTCTGGATACGATTATTAAATAA
- a CDS encoding divergent PAP2 family protein — MTLLTNFPLWAALAAIVFAQVIKIPIKLIFTKEFQPGLAFSTGGMPSSHSAAVTSLATAVGIAEGVSSSVFALACIFSVITMFDASGVRRQAGEQAIVINQLVRDFQLITSSAKDWSKKKENEKKQELKELLGHQPIEVFFGAITGIIIAFSLAPLFSY; from the coding sequence ATGACCTTATTAACGAATTTTCCATTATGGGCTGCACTCGCTGCCATCGTGTTTGCACAAGTTATAAAGATACCGATTAAACTGATTTTCACCAAAGAATTTCAGCCTGGACTTGCCTTCAGTACAGGAGGAATGCCCAGCAGCCATTCCGCAGCAGTTACCTCCTTGGCTACTGCTGTCGGTATAGCAGAAGGTGTATCATCCAGTGTATTTGCACTTGCTTGTATATTCAGTGTCATTACCATGTTTGATGCTTCGGGAGTTCGCAGACAGGCGGGGGAACAAGCTATTGTTATTAATCAGCTCGTCCGTGATTTCCAATTAATCACAAGCAGCGCGAAAGACTGGAGCAAAAAGAAAGAAAATGAAAAAAAGCAGGAACTGAAAGAATTACTGGGTCATCAGCCGATAGAAGTATTTTTCGGTGCAATCACAGGGATTATCATTGCTTTCTCTCTTGCACCGCTCTTTTCTTATTAA
- a CDS encoding YuiB family protein, whose product MVQLVVSVVLYFVIFFGVAFILNMLLRKTWLMACLYPIVMVFIIDNVSFFSYFTTPGESFSALGDRIVGLTVADIVILLAGIIGTIVSGFVIRFLRKSGYQMF is encoded by the coding sequence ATGGTTCAACTGGTTGTGTCTGTGGTATTATATTTTGTTATCTTTTTTGGTGTTGCTTTTATATTAAATATGTTATTAAGAAAAACATGGTTGATGGCGTGCCTTTATCCAATTGTTATGGTTTTTATAATAGATAATGTTTCTTTTTTCAGTTATTTCACAACTCCGGGGGAATCTTTTTCAGCACTTGGAGATCGTATTGTCGGTTTAACTGTTGCTGATATTGTGATTTTATTAGCCGGTATTATCGGAACAATTGTATCCGGTTTTGTGATCCGGTTTTTACGAAAAAGCGGTTATCAGATGTTTTAA
- a CDS encoding NAD(P)/FAD-dependent oxidoreductase: MNKPHIVILGAGYGGIMTAVKLQKQLRQNEAEITLVHKYDYHFQASCLHENAAGTLHQDRSKIKIKDIINRSKINFIIDDVVSIKKDAKKVRLKNRDLHYDLLVIGLGFEPRAEGIPGLYEHAYSITDINSARFVREHIEYNFASYVNADKKDDSKLNIVISGGGILGVEFAGELIHQIPEICREFDIEKTQVHVYMLAENKSLLPGFDEELEHYAATSLQSRGVEIIHLDQLKAYQDNRVIYEAGGIERKIATHTFIWTGGVQVNPVFEKAGLALKNKKIEVHSNMLSTIDDSIFVVGECAYVTDENGEEISPTAKKAIEEAAVVAKNIASRLRNKELTSCRPVKQGTFATLGRDDGVATIQNRRIFGWKAVLVKRIYDNHYLYQLGGWQLLLKKGHFHLL, translated from the coding sequence ATGAATAAACCGCATATTGTAATATTAGGAGCGGGTTATGGAGGTATAATGACAGCAGTAAAACTTCAGAAGCAGCTGCGGCAGAATGAAGCGGAGATTACGTTAGTTCATAAATATGATTATCATTTCCAAGCAAGCTGTCTGCACGAAAATGCTGCCGGTACGCTGCATCAGGATCGCTCCAAAATAAAAATCAAAGATATCATTAATCGTTCAAAAATAAATTTTATAATAGATGACGTTGTTTCAATCAAAAAAGATGCTAAAAAGGTCCGATTAAAAAATAGAGACCTGCACTATGATTTGCTTGTTATCGGTCTTGGTTTTGAGCCGAGGGCTGAGGGAATTCCGGGGCTGTATGAGCATGCTTATTCTATTACAGATATTAATAGTGCCCGTTTTGTCCGTGAACATATAGAGTACAATTTTGCCAGCTATGTAAATGCTGATAAGAAGGATGACAGCAAATTAAATATCGTAATTAGCGGCGGAGGCATTCTTGGAGTAGAGTTTGCAGGAGAATTGATTCATCAAATACCAGAGATATGCAGGGAATTTGATATTGAAAAAACGCAGGTTCATGTGTATATGCTTGCGGAAAATAAGTCTCTATTGCCGGGATTCGATGAGGAATTAGAGCATTATGCAGCTACTTCTTTACAATCTAGGGGAGTAGAAATTATCCATTTAGATCAGTTGAAAGCATACCAGGATAATAGAGTCATTTATGAAGCAGGTGGAATTGAGCGCAAAATCGCTACGCATACATTCATTTGGACGGGAGGCGTACAGGTGAATCCGGTATTTGAAAAAGCAGGACTGGCTTTGAAAAATAAAAAAATAGAAGTGCATTCCAATATGCTTTCTACAATAGATGATTCCATATTTGTCGTAGGGGAGTGTGCTTATGTCACAGATGAAAATGGAGAAGAAATTTCTCCGACAGCTAAAAAAGCAATCGAAGAGGCAGCTGTTGTTGCGAAAAATATCGCTTCAAGACTGAGAAATAAAGAACTTACATCCTGCCGCCCTGTTAAACAAGGCACATTTGCAACGTTAGGAAGAGATGACGGCGTCGCAACCATACAGAATCGAAGGATATTTGGCTGGAAAGCGGTGTTAGTAAAACGAATATATGATAACCATTATTTATACCAGTTAGGTGGATGGCAGTTATTGCTGAAGAAGGGACATTTCCATTTATTATAG